A portion of the Agrobacterium tumefaciens genome contains these proteins:
- a CDS encoding carbohydrate ABC transporter permease, protein MANPTLARLSDRVLDAVMAIAEVPLNLIERLIGKRRMPYIFLMPNLVLFGIFTFLPIAIAVGYAFTGGTELLITDRPFVGLENFGKLLDCQSYMDPGSCRESLFWTAIWNTLWFVGFNVVATLFVALVTALILNRAIAARGFFRAMFFYPVLLSPVVIGLIWKWFLDRNGLLNAFFQMLGVPPEIFLLDVGWSRFFVVVVSVWFHMGFYTLILLAGLQAIPKDLYEAAAIDAASPRRTLLRITLPLLAPNLLVVLILLMIRSVQIFDEAWVLTNGGGPGTANTFVVQYIYQMAFGSDLRLFGLASAASVLMGLVLLALTLVQLRLGKKMES, encoded by the coding sequence ATGGCCAATCCGACGCTTGCGAGACTGTCCGACCGCGTACTCGACGCCGTGATGGCAATCGCCGAAGTGCCGCTCAACCTCATAGAGCGGCTGATCGGCAAAAGACGCATGCCCTATATTTTCCTGATGCCGAACCTCGTTCTCTTCGGCATCTTCACCTTCCTGCCGATTGCCATCGCCGTCGGTTACGCCTTTACCGGCGGCACCGAGCTGCTGATCACAGACCGCCCGTTTGTCGGTCTGGAGAATTTCGGCAAGCTACTCGATTGCCAGAGCTATATGGACCCCGGAAGCTGCCGGGAATCGCTGTTCTGGACAGCGATCTGGAACACGCTCTGGTTTGTCGGCTTCAACGTTGTCGCCACGCTGTTCGTCGCGCTGGTCACGGCCCTCATTCTTAACAGGGCGATTGCCGCGCGCGGCTTCTTCCGCGCCATGTTCTTTTATCCCGTGCTGCTGTCACCTGTCGTCATCGGCCTCATCTGGAAATGGTTTCTTGACCGCAACGGACTGCTGAACGCCTTCTTCCAGATGCTCGGCGTGCCGCCGGAAATCTTCCTGCTGGATGTCGGCTGGTCGCGCTTCTTCGTCGTGGTCGTATCCGTCTGGTTCCACATGGGCTTTTACACGCTCATCCTGCTGGCAGGGCTGCAGGCCATTCCCAAAGACCTTTATGAAGCAGCCGCAATCGACGCCGCTTCGCCCCGACGCACATTGCTGCGCATCACCCTGCCGCTGCTGGCTCCCAACCTTCTCGTCGTACTGATCCTTTTGATGATCCGCTCAGTGCAAATATTTGATGAAGCCTGGGTTTTGACCAATGGCGGCGGTCCGGGCACGGCCAACACGTTCGTGGTGCAATATATCTACCAGATGGCCTTTGGCAGCGATCTCAGGCTCTTCGGCCTCGCATCCGCCGCATCGGTTCTGATGGGCCTTGTTCTTCTCGCGCTGACGCTCGTGCAACTGCGCCTCGGCAAAAAGATGGAGTCCTGA